The proteins below come from a single Nocardiopsis gilva YIM 90087 genomic window:
- a CDS encoding antibiotic biosynthesis monooxygenase family protein, translating to MKVAMVASHYPHASYRDEFIARVQQVAEVFRQAPGCLSAECWVSADGEAVVSTVQWESEEARDASFAAVMAAGLDLDHDERESRPREIIQLAAA from the coding sequence ATGAAGGTCGCCATGGTCGCAAGCCACTACCCGCACGCTTCCTACCGGGACGAGTTCATCGCACGCGTCCAGCAGGTCGCCGAGGTGTTCCGGCAGGCGCCGGGATGTCTCTCGGCTGAGTGCTGGGTATCCGCCGACGGCGAGGCGGTGGTCTCGACCGTGCAGTGGGAGTCCGAGGAGGCACGCGACGCCTCCTTCGCCGCCGTCATGGCGGCAGGACTGGACCTCGACCACGACGAACGCGAATCACGACCGCGCGAGATCATTCAACTCGCGGCGGCCTAA
- a CDS encoding DUF3592 domain-containing protein, with protein sequence MAYLYPLLPIMAGLVMLGVLLRHRQFSAFLAARGVRAEGEIVGYSETNTSARMIVRFETEDGRVVEAKQNSTGWTASRHGDVVTVDYDPDNPENIRIVAANWLSPWVSNMFTALGLVLIAIGCLLAYLAWW encoded by the coding sequence GTGGCGTACCTGTACCCCCTACTGCCCATCATGGCGGGCCTAGTGATGCTGGGCGTGCTGCTCCGACACCGCCAGTTCTCCGCGTTCCTCGCCGCGCGCGGCGTGCGCGCCGAAGGCGAGATCGTCGGCTACAGCGAGACCAATACCTCCGCGCGCATGATCGTGCGTTTCGAGACCGAAGACGGCCGCGTCGTCGAAGCCAAGCAGAACAGCACCGGCTGGACGGCCTCACGCCACGGCGATGTCGTCACCGTCGACTACGACCCCGACAACCCTGAGAACATCCGCATCGTCGCCGCGAACTGGCTCAGCCCGTGGGTCAGCAACATGTTCACCGCTCTGGGGCTCGTCCTCATCGCCATCGGCTGCCTGCTCGCCTATCTGGCCTGGTGGTGA
- a CDS encoding styrene monooxygenase/indole monooxygenase family protein — MRRILIVGAGQSGLHLAHTLLDHGYETTVVTAQSSTEIRNSRPSATQLTMPRVLEMERAARLDRWQEQAPRYTGARVSLRPQDQPPIDFGGTFTSGYGVSVDRRMKMADWLEHFEDRGGKVIIHGVTVTDLDYFTRMFDLIIVAVGAGELGALFDADPHRVGGAYEGVLTQAILTGVAPPEGAQTQDVGEAISLGPRDSADGRQLPGGDLLIVPMLCADGPATSVFVKGRPGSALDCSPDLRNRATEQDILDVLMRRLRDHVPDVAARCEGAALVDDRSANLDRIVPSVRRPVGILPSGGRVLGMADVVLTSDPTSGQGWNNSTLCADVYLNAIKYRGEAPFTEEWMERTFDAFWEDHGRHAAVFSEMVTGFWEGSAPEHFPELMEAVVAYPEVRDRWISGFDRPEDYEKWMFDPEKARAYISQFSAA; from the coding sequence GTGCGCAGGATATTGATCGTCGGTGCCGGACAGAGCGGGCTCCACCTCGCCCACACTCTGCTCGACCACGGCTATGAAACCACCGTCGTTACCGCTCAGAGCTCCACCGAGATCCGGAACAGCCGCCCTTCAGCCACCCAGCTCACCATGCCCCGAGTCCTGGAGATGGAGCGCGCCGCCCGCCTCGACCGGTGGCAGGAACAAGCCCCTCGCTACACCGGGGCGAGAGTGTCACTACGCCCGCAGGATCAACCCCCGATCGACTTCGGCGGCACCTTCACCAGCGGCTATGGGGTATCGGTCGACCGAAGAATGAAGATGGCCGACTGGCTGGAGCACTTCGAGGACCGCGGTGGTAAGGTCATCATCCACGGCGTCACCGTGACCGACCTCGACTACTTCACGCGCATGTTCGACCTGATCATCGTCGCGGTCGGGGCCGGCGAGCTCGGCGCCCTGTTCGACGCCGACCCGCATCGCGTGGGCGGTGCCTACGAAGGGGTCCTCACCCAGGCGATCCTGACCGGCGTCGCCCCGCCCGAGGGCGCGCAGACCCAGGACGTCGGCGAGGCGATCTCCCTTGGTCCGCGCGACTCCGCGGACGGCCGACAGCTGCCCGGCGGCGACCTCTTGATCGTTCCGATGCTGTGCGCCGATGGCCCCGCCACCAGCGTGTTCGTGAAGGGACGTCCCGGATCGGCGCTCGACTGCAGCCCCGACCTGCGCAATCGCGCCACCGAGCAGGACATCCTGGATGTCCTCATGCGTCGCCTGCGCGACCACGTGCCCGACGTGGCCGCGCGCTGCGAGGGGGCGGCACTCGTCGACGACCGATCCGCGAACCTCGACCGGATCGTCCCCTCGGTCCGCCGCCCGGTGGGGATCCTCCCGTCGGGAGGACGCGTGCTCGGGATGGCCGACGTGGTCCTGACCAGCGACCCGACCAGCGGCCAGGGCTGGAACAACTCGACGCTGTGCGCCGACGTGTACCTGAACGCGATCAAGTACCGGGGCGAGGCCCCCTTCACCGAGGAGTGGATGGAGCGGACGTTCGACGCGTTCTGGGAGGACCACGGGCGGCACGCCGCTGTCTTCAGCGAGATGGTCACGGGCTTCTGGGAGGGCTCCGCCCCCGAGCACTTCCCCGAGCTGATGGAGGCCGTCGTGGCCTACCCGGAGGTGCGCGACCGCTGGATCTCCGGTTTCGACCGTCCCGAGGACTACGAGAAGTGGATGTTCGACCCGGAGAAGGCCCGCGCCTACATCTCCCAGTTCTCGGCGGCATAG
- a CDS encoding type I polyketide synthase: MTTPTFPGGSAIAITGMSCRLPGGITTPAELWDALVAGRDLISDTPAPDEPRPESLFPAGLLDRGDFEGFDRKHFRVPNFEASTLDPQQRWLSEVVDEALQDAGIAPSSLRGTNTGVWIGSSSIDQATHTLGADYGTVVTALGAAPSLLSNRLSYNFDFRGPSMTIDTACSASLVAFHNAWIALQTGDADLAVVGGANVLLNEHNTRAFVMSGMLGPGGRCRPFDTAGDGYVRSEGAGVVILQRAEDARAHGSPIRALILGSGVNSDGRSRTGIVRPSLDSQRELLRRVYERSGVDPATVDYVQAHGTGTSDGDGVEARSLGDVLGRAPGRDRALLVGAVKSNVGHLEGGAGVIGLIATVLAMRHATAPPVVHHTDPREGLADHGLEVPTHPRPWPTRDTHVAGVSSYGFGGTNAHVIIRSPAPVSDGRGADGPDVRHQTADTAHLIPVSASTPAALAATAQRWADHIRPNHQLGALAATASHRRDHLRHRAGVVADTPELAHQALAALASGDEHPALVGPRPVGRVDKVVFVFSGHGGHRERMGERLAATEPAFAAARDAANDALAAHLHRAPWRPGDPLRGMDTIQPAQFATQVGLAALWREWGITPDIVIGHSLGEVAAAHTAGALTLDDAARLVVERSALLAEASAHGGLLATDLDAETAEKEAAEAGATVAVYNGPSATVLAGPHAVLADLNARLTRDGARTHLFEEATPVHSPLITEHTHRLEEALAGLRPGAARTTMWSTAIGAPIDGTDLDAAYWGRQMRAPVRLHSAIAALAARHRCLFIEIAPRPVLVGALTDTLAHVPGYDPADAPVVAATRPVADADYDERADLLRALGTVATHGRVPAWPVPADLDAVDLPPRCWARPDAEHVAEHARAVAALTGAATEQERDEAATHLLRRIVTGLTGRSEKELPFDAPLYELGVGSLDVYRLRARIRRITGADTQVMPDTTLVDVAGMLTAWATGQAAERTTHETAADTSTPKTGETTSARTTESSGAPG; encoded by the coding sequence ATGACCACCCCGACCTTCCCTGGCGGTTCCGCCATCGCGATCACGGGCATGTCCTGCCGTCTGCCGGGCGGCATCACCACCCCCGCCGAGCTGTGGGACGCGCTTGTCGCCGGGCGCGACCTCATCAGCGACACCCCCGCCCCCGACGAGCCGAGACCGGAGTCCCTCTTCCCGGCCGGGCTCCTCGATCGCGGGGACTTCGAGGGGTTCGACCGCAAGCACTTCAGGGTGCCCAATTTCGAAGCATCCACCTTGGACCCCCAACAGAGGTGGTTGAGCGAGGTGGTCGACGAGGCGCTCCAGGACGCCGGTATCGCGCCGTCCTCGCTGCGCGGCACCAACACGGGCGTGTGGATCGGATCGTCCTCCATCGACCAGGCCACCCACACCCTGGGGGCGGACTACGGCACGGTCGTCACCGCGCTCGGGGCGGCACCCAGCCTCCTCTCCAACCGCCTCTCCTACAACTTCGACTTCCGCGGCCCGTCGATGACCATCGACACCGCCTGCTCGGCCAGCCTGGTCGCTTTCCACAACGCCTGGATCGCCCTGCAGACGGGTGACGCCGACCTGGCGGTCGTCGGCGGCGCCAACGTCCTGCTCAACGAGCACAACACCCGCGCTTTCGTGATGTCGGGCATGCTCGGCCCCGGCGGGCGCTGCCGCCCCTTCGACACCGCGGGCGACGGCTACGTGCGCTCCGAGGGCGCGGGGGTCGTCATCCTGCAGAGGGCCGAGGACGCCCGTGCCCACGGCTCCCCGATACGAGCGCTCATCCTGGGCAGCGGCGTGAACTCCGACGGGCGCAGCCGTACCGGCATCGTCCGTCCCAGCCTCGATTCCCAACGCGAGCTGCTGCGCCGCGTCTACGAGCGGTCCGGGGTCGACCCGGCCACGGTGGACTACGTGCAGGCGCACGGCACCGGTACCAGCGACGGCGACGGCGTCGAAGCGCGCTCCCTTGGCGACGTCCTGGGCCGGGCCCCCGGCCGGGACCGCGCGCTGCTGGTGGGCGCGGTGAAGTCCAACGTCGGCCACCTCGAAGGCGGAGCCGGGGTCATCGGCCTCATCGCGACGGTCCTCGCCATGCGCCACGCCACCGCCCCACCCGTCGTCCACCACACCGATCCGCGCGAAGGCCTGGCGGACCACGGACTGGAGGTGCCCACGCACCCGCGCCCGTGGCCCACGAGGGACACGCACGTCGCCGGAGTGAGCTCCTACGGGTTCGGCGGGACCAACGCGCACGTCATCATCCGGTCTCCGGCTCCCGTGTCCGACGGGCGCGGGGCGGACGGCCCCGACGTGCGGCATCAGACCGCCGACACCGCCCACCTGATCCCGGTCTCGGCATCAACACCGGCGGCACTGGCCGCCACCGCCCAGCGCTGGGCCGACCACATCCGGCCGAACCACCAGCTAGGGGCGCTCGCCGCCACGGCCTCCCACCGCCGCGACCACCTCCGGCACCGTGCGGGGGTCGTCGCGGACACCCCGGAGCTGGCACACCAGGCCCTGGCGGCCCTGGCCAGCGGCGACGAGCACCCCGCCCTGGTCGGTCCGCGCCCGGTCGGCCGTGTCGACAAGGTCGTCTTCGTCTTCTCCGGGCACGGAGGGCACAGGGAGCGCATGGGCGAACGCCTCGCCGCGACCGAACCCGCCTTCGCCGCCGCCCGCGACGCGGCCAACGACGCACTCGCCGCCCACCTGCACCGCGCGCCCTGGAGACCCGGGGATCCGCTTCGGGGGATGGACACCATCCAGCCCGCGCAGTTCGCCACGCAGGTCGGCCTGGCCGCGCTGTGGCGGGAATGGGGCATCACACCCGACATCGTGATCGGCCATTCCCTCGGTGAGGTCGCCGCCGCCCACACCGCTGGGGCCCTCACCCTCGACGACGCCGCCCGCCTGGTGGTCGAGCGCTCGGCGCTGCTGGCCGAGGCCTCCGCCCATGGCGGACTGCTGGCCACCGACCTGGATGCCGAGACCGCGGAAAAGGAGGCGGCCGAGGCCGGAGCGACCGTGGCCGTCTACAACGGACCCAGCGCCACCGTCCTGGCCGGACCCCACGCGGTCCTGGCCGACCTGAATGCGCGGCTGACCCGGGATGGCGCGCGGACCCACCTGTTCGAAGAAGCGACCCCCGTCCACAGCCCTCTCATTACCGAACACACGCACAGGTTGGAGGAGGCGCTGGCCGGTCTGCGTCCGGGGGCCGCCCGCACCACCATGTGGTCGACCGCCATCGGCGCCCCCATCGACGGCACCGACCTCGACGCCGCCTACTGGGGCCGCCAGATGCGCGCCCCCGTTCGCCTGCACTCCGCCATCGCGGCCCTGGCCGCCCGGCACCGCTGCCTGTTCATCGAGATCGCCCCGCGCCCGGTCCTGGTCGGCGCACTCACCGACACCCTCGCCCACGTCCCTGGGTACGATCCCGCCGATGCCCCCGTGGTCGCGGCTACGCGCCCGGTCGCCGACGCCGACTATGACGAGCGCGCCGATCTCCTGCGGGCCCTGGGAACGGTCGCCACCCACGGCCGCGTGCCCGCCTGGCCGGTCCCCGCCGACCTGGACGCGGTCGATCTCCCGCCGCGCTGCTGGGCCCGTCCCGACGCCGAGCATGTCGCCGAGCACGCCCGGGCCGTGGCCGCCCTCACCGGCGCCGCCACCGAGCAGGAACGGGACGAGGCGGCGACCCACCTGCTCCGCCGCATCGTCACCGGCCTCACCGGGCGTTCGGAGAAGGAGCTCCCCTTCGACGCCCCGCTGTACGAGTTGGGGGTGGGGTCCCTCGACGTGTACCGGCTGCGCGCCCGCATCCGCCGCATCACCGGCGCTGACACCCAGGTGATGCCGGATACCACCCTCGTCGACGTGGCGGGGATGCTCACCGCGTGGGCCACCGGACAGGCGGCCGAACGAACGACCCACGAGACAGCAGCCGACACCTCCACGCCGAAAACCGGCGAGACGACCAGCGCCAGAACCACCGAGTCCAGCGGCGCACCGGGGTGA
- a CDS encoding class I SAM-dependent methyltransferase translates to MPSAGDQPTSAVYTDRWIRYYDFVVLTLSTRLAWGCPEPRLVDLYKRNLGSRHLDVGVGTGKLLDTAAASAARDAFGELHLLDINPDPLRLTAQRLRRFSPVTHQADALGTWPLVDSTLTSVCASLVLHTLPDQGLGFAGKASFFDQAARVLEPGGRFFGSTVVSDVAFARRNPLARLLMSVYNRREIFTNARDTSTDLRAELEARFTNVRVQVRGCTALWEADAR, encoded by the coding sequence ATGCCCTCCGCTGGTGACCAACCGACCTCAGCCGTCTACACGGACCGCTGGATCCGCTACTACGACTTCGTCGTCCTCACACTCTCCACCCGACTGGCCTGGGGCTGCCCCGAGCCTCGGCTCGTGGACCTGTACAAGCGAAACCTCGGTTCGCGGCACCTCGATGTCGGTGTGGGTACAGGCAAACTGCTGGATACCGCGGCGGCGTCCGCCGCACGGGACGCTTTCGGCGAGCTGCACCTGCTCGACATCAACCCCGACCCGCTGCGGCTGACCGCGCAGCGCCTGCGCCGCTTCTCCCCGGTCACGCACCAGGCCGACGCGCTGGGCACCTGGCCGCTCGTGGACAGCACCCTCACCTCGGTCTGCGCGTCGCTGGTACTGCACACCCTGCCGGACCAAGGGCTCGGCTTCGCCGGGAAGGCCTCCTTCTTCGATCAGGCGGCCCGGGTACTGGAGCCAGGCGGGCGGTTCTTCGGTTCCACCGTCGTCAGCGACGTGGCGTTCGCCCGCCGCAACCCGCTGGCTCGGCTCCTCATGTCCGTCTACAACCGGCGCGAGATCTTCACGAACGCTCGCGATACCTCCACGGACCTGCGCGCCGAACTCGAGGCGCGCTTCACCAACGTCCGTGTCCAGGTGCGCGGCTGCACGGCGCTGTGGGAGGCGGACGCCCGATGA
- a CDS encoding flavin reductase family protein — protein sequence MSTTEAVAHPHAPAEADHVRATLRHHPAGVVIVTASVDGQPVGLTATSFTSVSLNPPLVAFYIAESSSTWSRLRLAGEFGVHLLAEEQSDLAARFARKDVDRFAEPTSWRPGPEAVPLLDGASAHLVCRRFDTRLIGDHWLVVGEVTHTLVLEDLRPPLLYHGGAFGGFAPLP from the coding sequence ATGAGTACCACGGAGGCCGTCGCCCACCCTCACGCCCCTGCTGAGGCCGACCACGTCCGCGCGACGCTGCGCCACCATCCGGCCGGGGTCGTCATTGTCACCGCGAGTGTGGACGGTCAGCCGGTCGGCCTGACCGCCACGTCGTTCACCAGCGTGAGCCTCAACCCGCCGCTGGTGGCCTTCTATATCGCCGAATCCTCGTCGACCTGGTCGCGACTGCGCCTGGCCGGGGAGTTCGGGGTGCACCTGCTCGCTGAGGAGCAGTCTGACCTGGCGGCGCGGTTCGCCCGCAAGGATGTGGACCGGTTCGCCGAGCCGACGTCGTGGCGCCCGGGCCCGGAGGCGGTGCCCTTGCTGGACGGCGCGTCCGCGCACCTGGTGTGCCGCAGGTTCGACACCCGACTGATCGGTGACCACTGGCTGGTGGTCGGAGAAGTCACCCACACACTGGTACTGGAGGACCTTCGGCCGCCATTGCTCTACCACGGGGGCGCCTTCGGTGGGTTCGCCCCGCTCCCCTAG
- a CDS encoding NADPH-dependent FMN reductase has product MTTTVLVGNPRAGSRTAAGALAVARHAVRAAGLSEEAHLVELSYLAPSLLAPGPPPGVGAALARARASDLLVVASPTYKATYTGLLKVFLDLLPSGGLSGVTAVPVLVMGSPAHTLAVDVHLRPLLLELGAAVPTTGLALPQDAITTDGGGGDTSLLDEVLEPWAADAAPWLRASLRAPSSTTT; this is encoded by the coding sequence ATGACCACCACCGTTCTCGTCGGCAATCCCCGCGCCGGATCACGCACGGCGGCCGGCGCTCTGGCGGTGGCCCGCCACGCCGTGCGCGCCGCCGGCCTCTCGGAGGAGGCGCACCTGGTCGAGTTGTCCTACTTGGCGCCGTCGCTGCTCGCGCCGGGACCGCCGCCCGGCGTGGGCGCGGCGCTGGCGCGGGCGCGCGCCTCCGACCTGCTGGTCGTGGCCAGCCCCACGTACAAGGCCACGTACACCGGTCTGCTGAAGGTGTTCCTTGACCTCCTGCCCTCGGGCGGACTGTCCGGGGTGACGGCGGTACCCGTGCTGGTGATGGGCTCGCCCGCGCACACCCTGGCCGTGGACGTGCACCTGCGTCCGCTGTTGCTGGAGCTTGGCGCGGCCGTGCCCACCACCGGGTTGGCGCTGCCGCAGGACGCCATCACCACCGATGGGGGAGGAGGTGACACATCCCTGCTCGACGAGGTCCTGGAACCCTGGGCCGCGGACGCCGCCCCGTGGTTGCGGGCCTCCCTCCGCGCCCCCTCTTCCACCACCACCTGA
- a CDS encoding SfnB family sulfur acquisition oxidoreductase, translating into MPETITGPTTDRPADTTEPQVLTSDDEAIEVARALVPRLADGAAKRDRERRLPHAQVRELSHSGLLGITVPRALGGADVRASTVAEVLRLLGTADLSLAQIPQPHFTFLNALRLRGSVEAQQRVFGDVLAGALVSNAQAERSGTTAHTYATRLEQEGSRYLINGVKYYATGSLFADWIAVVAPAETPDGPRPHTAYVRANAPGVRVEDDWNGMGQRTTASGTVHLADVAVDRTFVLSQYRIFEGPTTYGAFAQLLHAAIDTGVARGALSQAAEFVRAKSRPWSESGVGTAAEDPLLIQRFGELEVDVRSAEALLATAAARVDAANAVLDATVPRDSGQAAADVTAEASVAVAAAKVVAGRTAVAVSSALFEVAGTRATAEGENLHRLWRDARTHTVHDPVRWKVQRIGDHCLNRRRPPRHGQL; encoded by the coding sequence ATGCCCGAGACCATCACCGGCCCCACAACCGACAGGCCCGCCGACACCACCGAACCCCAGGTCCTCACCAGCGACGACGAGGCGATCGAGGTCGCCCGCGCGCTGGTGCCCCGGCTCGCCGACGGGGCGGCCAAGCGTGACAGGGAGCGCCGCCTACCGCACGCCCAGGTCCGCGAGCTGTCCCACAGCGGACTGCTGGGTATCACCGTGCCCCGCGCCCTGGGCGGCGCCGATGTGCGCGCCTCCACCGTGGCCGAAGTGCTGCGGCTGCTCGGCACCGCCGACCTCAGCCTGGCCCAGATCCCGCAGCCCCACTTCACGTTCCTCAACGCGCTGCGGCTGCGTGGGAGCGTGGAGGCCCAGCAACGGGTGTTCGGTGACGTGCTGGCAGGGGCGCTGGTGAGCAACGCCCAAGCGGAGCGTTCCGGCACGACCGCACACACCTACGCCACCCGGTTGGAACAGGAGGGGAGCCGCTATCTGATCAACGGCGTCAAGTACTACGCCACCGGTTCGCTGTTCGCCGATTGGATCGCCGTGGTCGCACCGGCCGAGACGCCGGACGGGCCGCGTCCGCACACCGCCTACGTGCGTGCCAACGCTCCGGGCGTACGGGTCGAGGACGACTGGAACGGCATGGGACAGCGCACCACCGCGAGCGGCACCGTGCACCTGGCCGACGTGGCCGTGGACCGAACGTTCGTCCTGTCCCAGTACCGGATCTTCGAGGGGCCCACCACCTACGGTGCCTTCGCGCAACTGTTGCACGCCGCGATCGACACCGGCGTGGCGCGCGGCGCGCTCTCCCAAGCGGCCGAGTTCGTGCGCGCCAAGAGCCGCCCGTGGTCCGAGAGCGGTGTAGGCACAGCCGCCGAGGACCCCCTGCTCATCCAGCGCTTCGGCGAGCTGGAGGTCGACGTGCGCTCTGCCGAGGCCTTGCTCGCCACCGCCGCCGCCCGGGTGGACGCCGCGAACGCGGTACTGGACGCGACCGTCCCGAGGGACAGCGGTCAGGCCGCAGCCGACGTCACCGCCGAGGCCTCCGTCGCCGTCGCCGCGGCCAAGGTCGTGGCGGGCCGGACGGCGGTGGCGGTCTCCTCGGCGCTGTTCGAGGTGGCGGGCACCCGCGCCACCGCCGAGGGGGAGAACCTGCATCGCCTCTGGCGCGACGCCCGCACCCACACCGTCCACGACCCCGTGCGCTGGAAGGTGCAGCGCATCGGCGACCACTGCCTCAACCGGCGCCGTCCCCCACGCCACGGCCAGTTGTAG